Proteins encoded by one window of Swingsia samuiensis:
- the asnB gene encoding asparagine synthase (glutamine-hydrolyzing), which translates to MCGIAGISCLPGFKPSEEALEKMSQALFHRGPDGGGRFDSSSAALRHRRLSIVDIEGGAQPFLYQNGALVANGEIYNDPEIREQFSDSSFSSHSDCEPPLHLMLKDGVGYTHALRGMYAIAALKDEKEQHELLLSRDPFGIKPLYFAHYDEGIAFASEAQALLVAGFGQREVRAQARNELLQLQFTVGQETIFPGIRRLLPGETIRIVNGKIVENYRRKATSEAKKFVGPMSDQQALQELDKALLDSVHAHLRADVPRGLFLSGGIDSSAILVAGHKLGLTHPRTWTARFDAGSNDETEAAAALAASVGAEHHVFTITEQMVWDNLPAIVACMDDPVADYAIIPTWLLAREARKAVTVILSGEGGDELFAGYGRYRRALKPWWKGGRKTWKTGTFGATFPKKERQWREGLARKGFSQKTSRLNAVQALDIEEWLPNDLLLKLDRCLMAHSLEGRTPLLDPVIAKAVWSLPDQFKIRGKYGKWLLRQWLALNAPHSNPFAEKKGFTVPIGVWIEKKAAQLAPFVARHPSLKGVMTEQDITQVFERASQRRYGRQAWSLLFYVLWFRHHVEGVPVEGDTFDVLSCAV; encoded by the coding sequence ATGTGTGGAATTGCCGGAATTTCTTGTCTGCCAGGCTTTAAGCCCTCTGAAGAAGCTCTGGAGAAGATGTCTCAAGCGCTTTTCCACCGAGGCCCTGATGGGGGTGGTCGTTTTGACTCGTCTAGTGCTGCATTAAGGCACAGACGTTTGTCAATCGTTGATATAGAAGGGGGGGCACAACCTTTTTTGTATCAAAACGGTGCTCTCGTTGCGAATGGCGAGATCTATAATGATCCAGAAATTCGGGAACAATTTTCCGATAGTTCTTTTTCTTCACATAGTGATTGTGAACCCCCTTTGCATCTGATGTTAAAAGATGGAGTGGGATATACGCATGCCTTACGCGGGATGTATGCTATTGCGGCATTAAAAGACGAGAAAGAACAACATGAGTTGCTTCTCTCGCGTGACCCTTTTGGCATTAAGCCTTTATATTTTGCTCATTATGATGAGGGAATTGCGTTTGCTTCAGAAGCTCAGGCTTTGCTTGTTGCAGGATTTGGCCAAAGAGAGGTTCGGGCGCAGGCGCGTAATGAGTTGCTGCAATTACAATTTACCGTTGGGCAAGAGACAATTTTCCCGGGGATACGTCGCTTGTTACCGGGAGAAACTATTCGTATTGTTAATGGTAAAATAGTAGAAAATTATCGTCGGAAGGCTACTTCTGAAGCCAAAAAGTTTGTTGGGCCTATGTCCGATCAGCAAGCGTTGCAGGAATTGGATAAAGCGCTTCTAGATAGTGTGCATGCTCATTTGCGGGCGGATGTTCCACGAGGTTTGTTTCTCTCTGGAGGGATTGATAGTTCAGCAATTTTAGTGGCGGGCCATAAACTTGGTCTTACACATCCCAGAACGTGGACTGCCCGTTTTGATGCGGGTTCTAATGATGAAACAGAGGCTGCAGCCGCTCTTGCTGCATCTGTAGGGGCCGAGCATCACGTCTTTACGATTACCGAACAGATGGTGTGGGATAATTTGCCAGCAATTGTAGCTTGTATGGATGATCCTGTTGCTGATTACGCGATTATTCCCACATGGCTTCTTGCGCGGGAAGCTCGAAAAGCAGTTACGGTTATTTTAAGTGGTGAAGGAGGGGATGAGCTTTTTGCAGGCTATGGTCGCTATCGTCGTGCATTAAAGCCATGGTGGAAAGGCGGCCGTAAAACTTGGAAAACGGGAACCTTTGGGGCCACCTTTCCCAAGAAGGAGCGCCAATGGCGAGAAGGGCTCGCGAGAAAGGGTTTTTCACAAAAAACCTCTCGTTTGAATGCAGTTCAGGCATTGGATATTGAAGAATGGCTCCCGAATGATCTCCTCCTAAAGTTGGATCGCTGCTTAATGGCTCATAGTCTAGAAGGGCGTACTCCTTTGTTGGATCCAGTTATTGCGAAGGCAGTATGGTCATTGCCAGATCAATTCAAAATCCGAGGCAAGTACGGAAAATGGTTGTTGCGCCAATGGTTGGCTCTCAATGCTCCCCACAGTAACCCTTTTGCAGAGAAGAAGGGATTTACGGTGCCTATTGGGGTGTGGATTGAGAAGAAAGCCGCTCAATTAGCTCCATTCGTTGCGCGACATCCAAGCTTGAAAGGCGTTATGACTGAGCAGGATATAACGCAGGTGTTTGAGCGAGCCTCTCAGCGGCGTTACGGTCGCCAGGCTTGGAGTTTATTGTTTTACGTATTGTGGTTTCGTCATCATGTTGAAGGGGTTCCTGTGGAGGGGGATACTTTTGATGTGTTGTCTTGTGCGGTTTAA
- a CDS encoding dihydroorotase translates to MHYDLIIRGGKCVFPWGESEADIGVHNGRIASLSVSHQDEADQIIDAKGLHVLPGLIDSHVHLRDPGNAAVETLETGTRAAALGGVTTVFDMPNTSPSVTDKKMLDWKREHISQVAHVDVGMYIGATRENTPDLAMLEQQPGVCAIKVFAGSSTGDLMIEDDAGIEAVMRSGHRRVCFHSEDEYRLQERKSMFHEGQPYEMHSVWRDVECAFLGTRRIMAIARKTGRPAHILHTSTAEELEYLAEYRDVSTVEVLVNHLTQVGPECYEKLGGLAVMNPPLRDRYHYEASWKAVQDGRVDVVSSDHAPHPLEAKKRPWPTCPAGLTGVQTIVPVMLDHVNAGRLSLARLVDVMAAGPARVYGLQTKGRLAVGFDADFTLVDMKAQREITNDWIVSPAGWTPFDGTTVQGWPMATIVRGTVVMKNNEVIGNATGRFAKFAP, encoded by the coding sequence ATGCATTACGATTTGATCATACGTGGTGGAAAATGTGTTTTCCCATGGGGTGAGAGTGAAGCAGATATTGGGGTTCATAACGGCCGAATAGCGTCTTTATCTGTGTCGCATCAGGATGAAGCTGATCAGATTATTGATGCAAAAGGGTTACATGTTCTCCCTGGTTTGATCGATAGCCATGTTCATTTGCGTGACCCTGGGAATGCAGCTGTTGAAACATTGGAGACGGGGACCCGCGCGGCTGCATTAGGAGGGGTAACAACCGTTTTTGATATGCCCAATACGTCTCCGAGTGTGACAGATAAGAAAATGTTGGATTGGAAACGTGAGCATATTAGCCAAGTCGCTCATGTTGATGTGGGTATGTATATTGGTGCAACCCGAGAGAACACACCAGATTTAGCTATGTTGGAGCAACAGCCCGGTGTGTGTGCCATTAAGGTTTTTGCAGGGTCTTCTACCGGCGATTTAATGATTGAAGATGATGCTGGGATTGAAGCTGTTATGCGGTCTGGCCATCGTCGAGTGTGCTTTCATTCAGAAGACGAATATCGTTTGCAAGAACGCAAATCGATGTTTCATGAAGGCCAGCCTTACGAGATGCATAGTGTATGGCGGGACGTGGAGTGCGCTTTCTTAGGAACACGCCGTATTATGGCGATAGCGCGTAAGACAGGCCGTCCAGCGCATATTTTACATACATCCACGGCTGAAGAATTAGAGTATTTGGCTGAATATAGAGATGTTTCCACTGTTGAGGTGCTGGTTAATCATCTTACGCAAGTTGGGCCGGAATGTTACGAAAAGCTGGGAGGCCTCGCTGTAATGAATCCTCCTTTGCGGGATCGTTATCATTACGAAGCAAGTTGGAAGGCCGTGCAGGATGGTCGTGTGGATGTGGTTTCATCCGATCATGCTCCGCACCCTCTGGAAGCAAAAAAACGCCCATGGCCGACATGTCCCGCCGGGTTAACAGGCGTACAGACGATTGTTCCTGTGATGTTGGACCATGTGAATGCAGGGCGTTTGTCCTTGGCGCGTCTTGTGGATGTGATGGCTGCTGGTCCTGCTCGTGTTTATGGACTGCAAACAAAAGGTCGTTTGGCGGTTGGGTTTGATGCAGACTTCACTTTGGTCGATATGAAGGCCCAGCGCGAAATTACCAATGATTGGATTGTCTCCCCGGCGGGTTGGACGCCTTTTGATGGGACCACAGTTCAAGGGTGGCCTATGGCGACCATTGTTCGTGGAACGGTTGTTATGAAAAATAATGAGGTTATTGGTAACGCGACGGGACGCTTTGCCAAATTTGCGCCTTGA
- a CDS encoding tetratricopeptide repeat protein, which translates to MADDFITEVNEELRLQRIRAATRRFGVVIAGVVVIGAIGGGIWGWKVHSQKQMQQVASQQYFTAMASLADANHDKATIIQAENTFQNLALHGPTGVRSYAALRLADLKMHNHDSAAALTMWNNVAHDTSAEKPLRDLARYMALNAQINTAPAKDLRSGFEALIQSGGAWVFLAQEGLVALDLRPDATSGQKKEARRLLTQLVESSEAPEGVRNRAQALLETLGDAG; encoded by the coding sequence GTGGCGGACGATTTCATCACCGAGGTGAACGAAGAGCTTCGACTACAACGTATTCGTGCAGCAACCCGTCGATTTGGCGTCGTTATTGCAGGCGTTGTTGTGATTGGGGCAATTGGGGGCGGCATTTGGGGGTGGAAAGTTCATTCCCAGAAACAAATGCAGCAAGTTGCCTCTCAGCAATATTTCACTGCAATGGCTTCTTTAGCGGATGCAAATCACGATAAGGCTACAATTATACAGGCTGAAAACACTTTTCAGAATCTGGCTCTTCATGGCCCGACAGGTGTTCGTTCTTACGCTGCTTTACGCCTTGCAGACTTGAAAATGCACAATCATGATTCGGCGGCTGCATTAACCATGTGGAATAATGTGGCGCATGATACGAGTGCAGAGAAACCATTGAGAGATCTGGCGCGGTATATGGCGCTGAATGCCCAAATTAATACGGCACCGGCAAAAGACTTAAGAAGCGGCTTTGAAGCTTTGATTCAGAGCGGTGGAGCATGGGTCTTTTTAGCACAGGAAGGCTTGGTTGCGTTGGACTTGCGTCCGGATGCTACCTCTGGTCAAAAGAAAGAAGCGCGTCGTTTATTGACGCAACTTGTTGAAAGTAGTGAAGCGCCTGAGGGTGTGCGTAATCGTGCACAGGCTCTTCTTGAAACCCTTGGAGATGCTGGTTGA
- a CDS encoding PQQ-binding-like beta-propeller repeat protein yields the protein MRDRSSMDRRSWLKAACSGVALTALGGCGLFESDKKPVLAGRRVDVLSTGAGLTVDPEDHTPINLPAVQPVDHWFQSGYGADHEAVNAAGGGFHLKWSRSIGAEVSPDNFLSSIAILPNNRGAIQSPPVIGNGRIFTTDAQGVVKAWTWPGMNRLWTRQPAPHGSRSTNIGGGTALDGDTLYIVDGVAQAVAVDAATGKQKWAVDLGTPGRSAPTVADGLVVFGTIDERLFALDAATGRQIWTYQATTADTVIFGQSSPAIQNGVILAGFGSGDLVALRATSGEVVWSDSLGGSNGMGAMLDFSCIRGAPVIKDGTAYAISMSRVLVAIDMHSGRRLWEREVSGQTPLCICGDWIFVLSTDQQLACLDRLSGHVRWITQLRRFRKEQAQKGVVDWVGPLLVNGKLVCFSTLPEEGMVVVDAVTGNIDLKQKTPASCEVQPIVCDGLVLALSQDAVLRAYG from the coding sequence ATGCGTGATCGTTCATCTATGGACCGTCGTTCATGGTTAAAAGCTGCTTGTTCAGGTGTTGCTTTGACAGCACTTGGTGGGTGTGGCCTATTTGAGAGCGATAAAAAGCCTGTATTAGCAGGACGTCGCGTTGATGTTCTTTCAACAGGTGCTGGTTTAACTGTAGACCCAGAAGACCATACCCCCATTAATCTTCCTGCTGTTCAACCGGTGGATCATTGGTTCCAGTCTGGGTATGGGGCAGATCATGAAGCGGTTAATGCTGCTGGGGGAGGGTTTCATTTAAAATGGAGCCGTTCGATTGGTGCAGAGGTTAGCCCCGATAACTTTCTCTCCAGTATTGCAATATTGCCTAATAACCGTGGGGCGATCCAATCTCCTCCTGTTATTGGGAATGGTCGTATCTTCACTACAGATGCACAAGGTGTTGTAAAAGCATGGACGTGGCCGGGAATGAACCGGTTATGGACCCGTCAGCCAGCGCCTCATGGTTCCCGTTCGACTAATATTGGTGGGGGGACCGCGCTTGATGGGGACACCCTTTATATTGTGGATGGTGTAGCCCAAGCTGTAGCGGTGGATGCAGCGACGGGTAAGCAAAAATGGGCTGTTGACCTAGGAACGCCTGGGCGCTCTGCTCCAACAGTTGCTGATGGCTTGGTTGTGTTTGGCACGATTGATGAGCGTCTTTTTGCCTTGGATGCTGCGACAGGCCGTCAAATATGGACCTATCAAGCGACGACGGCAGATACCGTCATTTTCGGTCAGTCTTCCCCTGCTATCCAGAATGGTGTGATTCTGGCCGGCTTTGGAAGTGGTGATTTAGTGGCATTGCGTGCCACCTCTGGCGAAGTTGTGTGGAGCGATAGTCTTGGTGGTTCCAATGGTATGGGAGCAATGCTTGATTTCTCCTGTATTCGTGGGGCACCTGTCATTAAAGATGGCACGGCTTATGCTATTTCCATGTCACGTGTTCTTGTAGCGATTGATATGCATTCAGGCCGCCGCTTATGGGAGCGTGAAGTAAGTGGACAGACACCACTATGCATCTGCGGTGACTGGATTTTTGTGCTTTCGACAGACCAACAACTTGCATGTCTCGATCGTTTGTCTGGGCATGTGCGCTGGATTACGCAGTTGCGTCGTTTCCGTAAGGAACAAGCTCAAAAAGGAGTTGTGGACTGGGTTGGTCCTCTCCTTGTAAATGGTAAGCTCGTTTGCTTCTCAACACTTCCAGAAGAAGGAATGGTTGTTGTCGATGCAGTGACGGGAAATATTGATTTAAAACAGAAGACACCAGCTTCATGTGAAGTGCAGCCAATCGTATGCGATGGGCTTGTTCTGGCATTGTCGCAGGATGCTGTCTTGCGAGCATATGGCTGA